Part of the Cydia fagiglandana chromosome 2, ilCydFagi1.1, whole genome shotgun sequence genome, caataaaaatcaaaacaaagtGTTATCAACGTCTCTGTGCCTTCGTTTAAAAGTGTTTGTGCCTTCGTTCgtcataaataaacatttaaatgtcTACCGAAATGgagaaattaaaaaagttacgTGTTATACGCTCACAGTGCAAAGGAACCATTACAAGAATCGAAAATTTTGTCAAGGATCCCGTATGTTTGGCAGCCGCCAGCGCCGATATATTAGAGGCGCGTAAAGAGAAGCTCATTTCCACCTTAAAGGATTACGAAAAGGTGCAAATGGACATACTGAGCATTGATGAGGGCGACGGTGAACAGGTGGGAGATATTGAAGAGAAATActattccatattagcaaaaaTAAATAGTTCTCTTAAAATGTTAAATACAAAAGTGACTTCGGAGTGCCACAACGCATCCACATGTAAGTTACCCACAATTGAAATACCCTTTTACGACGGAAAGGATTTCACTAAATTCAAACCCTTTTTCGACTTATTTACTGCTGTCATTGATCAGAATAGCTCGCTGTCTGATGTGCAAAAGCTTTTTTATTTGAGAAAGTACCTACAGGACGATGCGTTGGCGGTTATTCTGAACTTGCCGTTGGTAAATGAGTCATATAAAGAAGCAATACAATTGTTAAAAAAGAGATTTGACAACAAGGCTAGATTGGTTGCAAATCACATAGGTATATTGTTAGATATTTCTAATATACAAAAGGGCACAGCGGCTTCCTTACGAACATTTGTTTCACAAATAAATCAACAGATGCATGCATTAAAAAATTTAGATGAACCCGTTGATAAATGGGACATGCTTTTAATATCAATTTTGAGTCGAAAGTTAGATCAGTTCACACACCGGGCATATCAGTTAGACCGGGACTCTGACACCATGCCTACGATGGCTGGTTTCATTGAATATTTAGAAAAGCGTGCTATAGCGCTCGAAGATAGTCATCAAAATAAACATAGTACCTACTATGATGGTGCTAAcaaacatattaataataaaagtacTTGCTATGAAGGTACTCACAAATCAATACCTAAGGTTACAAATGTGGTATCGAAGTCGTTGCCGCCCTGTAGGTATTGTGATAATAAAgaccatcagatatataactgtcccatatttaaaattttacctACTGCTCAGAGGCAATCTTATGTAAATGAAAAACACATGTGTAATATATGCCTTAATAACCATGATGGTAAAtgtaaatttacttttaaatgtaaaatgtgTAAACAGGGCCACAACACATTGCTGCACCAGGAGCGCAATGTGAATGTGGACAAGCCCAGGGGAAATAATGATGACAGTCAGCAGCCACTATCATCTGATGCTGGTGAGTTTGACATTGCTGTTAATACTATTTTAAATTGTGTGTCCGATAGTGGTGTTTTGCTGCCAACCATAAAGgttaaattaattactaaaaaaaatgaagaGGTGACATGCAAGGCATTACTGGACACTGCTTCTCAAGGCAGTTTTATTCGTTCAGATTTGGTAAGCAGGCTTGGCTTACGACCTATGATTGAGCCAAACAATATTATTGGTTTCCGTAAACAACTATGTAAAGTGAATGAGTATGTAATTTTGACTCTTCAATcttgtaaaaataatgttaaaataatattgaaatgTCATATTAGTGATGAAATTACTTCCAAACTGCCTCAAAGATCATTAGATGTATCTAAATATCATATCccaaaaaatataactttagCTGATGACACATTTTACATAACAAATGATATCCCTCTGTTGCTTGCAGCAAACATCTATTTTGCTATATTGTTGCAGGGCTGCATAAAAACTGAAAATGGACCGGTATTCCAGAATACCATGTTAGGATATATTGTCGGAGGAAGTATCCCCGAGCAAGGTATTACATGTAATATTGTAACAAATTTAGTTcataatatatctgatggtgaaaAACTGGAAAATGTAATGGAGCAATTCTGGCTCTCTGAAAAACTTCCTGAAGTGGAAAAATCTACAAATGATGAGTTTATACAAGCTGAAAAAATATTTCAGGACTCTGTATCACTTAAAGACAATAGATTTTATGTTGATATGCCATTAGCTTTCCCTATGGAAGAGTTAGACCTAGGTGACTCATTTTCTGTTGCCTATAATAGATTCATAATGTTAGAAAAAAGGTTACAAAAAGATCCTTTGTTATTTGaacaatataaaaaatttaTTGACCTATATCTGGAATTAGGACATGCAAAGATAGTTGATATTGAGGGTTATGATTTAAATGGTCCTGTATTTTTTCTAGGACACCACTGCGTGTTCAATCCGTCGAGTCGAACCTCACCTCATCGTGTGGTCTTTGATGGATCGATGAGATCTAGAAATGGGACGTCGCTGAATCAAGTCATGCTGAACGGACCTGTTGTACAGAGTGAGCTCTTTGATATCCTTATTTTATTCAGGACTTatccctttattttaacttgtGACATTCAAAAAATGTTTCGCAATGTTTTTATAAATGAACATCAACGCGGACTTCAAAACATTTTATGGCGCGATTCGCCTGAAGACCCCATCAACTGCTTGCAACTTCAAACTGTTACATACGGTTTAAAATCGAGTACATTTTTAGCTACAAGAGCTCTAAATGAGCTAGCGAATATGCATAAGGATCAGTTTCCTTTGGCCGCTCAGgctatttataaaaatacatttgttgatGATGTGCTGACTGGCGCTGATGATGTAGAGACACTTCAAGAGCTGAAAAGGCAAATTGTAGAGCTTCTGAAGTTAGGTAGTTTCTCGTTACATAAATGGTGCTCGAACCACGCTCCAGTTTTAAGTGATATACCAGTTGAGCACAGACAAATCGATAGTGTAGAGATAGGTCAAAATGACACTGTGAAGACATTAGGTCTCACACTCGAAATAAATTCAGATAAATTGAGTTTCTCTTGCCCTGCGATCAATGAGGCAACAATACtgaatacaaaaagaaaaattctCAGCTTTATAGGGAAAATGTTTGACCCACTTGGTTTAATTGGCCCAGTAATAGTGGTGGCCAAACTATTCATGCAAGAACTCCATAGCTCTATGCGGAAAGATTGGGACTCTACAATCCCAAGTGAAAAGTTCCTATACTGGtcaaactttttaaataatttaaagcaAATgggtcaaattaaaatagaaagatGTGTAAACTTTAAATTAGTATCACATGTAGAGCTAGTAGGGTATGCCGATGCATCTCTTAAAGCTTTCGGGAGCTGTCTCTACCTAAGAGTTTTTATGACTGACAGCTCGGTTCAAGTGAACTTATTATGTTCCAAATCCCGTGTGTCCCCACTTTCTAAGTCTCACACCATACCTCAATTGGAGCTTTCTGCTGCTCTACTTTTAGCGCAATTGGCAAGTAGAGTTAGTAAGATTTTAAATGATAGAGTTCctcataaaatatttctttatagtGATTCACAAATTGTATTGTGGTGGATCAAAACAGCGGCAGTTAAAAGTACTGTATACGTAAAAAATAGAGTCAAACAAATTGTAGAGCTGACTGAAAACTCGCAATGGCTGTATGTTAGGTCAAAAGATAATCCTGCTGACTTATTATCAAGGGGAGTTGAACCACATAAGCTGCAGGAGTGTGATTTATGGTGGCATGGTTCGCCAAGTCTTTGTGATGTAAATTATACACATACAAACTTAGAAGAATTTAATTATGACGATATCATGACACATGTAGAGTCGCATGGTACTTCATTCGATGCGTCTTCTGACGATGTAGAGGGAATTTTGTGCCATACCACAAATGTAGAGCCTctagatttattaaaaaattattcTAACATTAACAAACTTCAAAAAGTGATAGgttttatttatagattttACAATAACTGCTTGAACAGAGACAACAAAATAACAAGTAGTAATTTAACTGCAAGGGAATTGCGTGACTCTATGACGAAGATTGTACGTTGTACACAGGCAGACCATTTTAGTAAAGAATTAGTCCTGCTCTCAAAAAATAAGCCTGTCACAATTAGTGATCAATTAGTATTTCTAGATAAAAATGGTATTATTAGGGCCGTGGGGAGACTGCAAAATGCAGAGAACCTGTCTTATGACAAGCGGCATCCGTCTATACTTCCAAAAAACTCCTTTGTTACCGATCTCATTATAGAACGAGAGCACTTAAGACTTATGCATGCAGGCGCTAGGCTAGTATTAGGCTCTCTATCTCAGAGACATCATCTTGTGAATGGTATTAGAGAGGTAAAAAAGGTGGTgcataaatgtataaaatgtatACGTATGAAAGCTGAAGCAGCAAAGCAGTTGATGGGAGATCTGCCTAAAGAAAGAATCACTCAGAGCAGGCCCTTTCAGCATGTAGGTATTGATTTCTGCGGTCCGTTTAACGTAAAGGTCTCTCGCATTAGGAAGCCTATTATTACAAAAGGCTACATTGCGCTTTTTGTTTGCTTTGCTGTAAAAGCGATACACTTAGAACTTGTTTCTGATCTCACGACTGAAACTTTCTTAGCATGTCTTAAACGATTTATTTCTCGGCGTGGCATGCCCACAAACATATTTTGTGACAACGCAAAAACCTTCAAGGGTGCTTGTAATACATTAAAAGACTTGTATGACCTATTTTCCTCCAAAGATTGTAGAGACTCTGTCAACAAATACTGCTCAGATAACTATATAACGTTTAATTGGATACCGAGTTATTCTCCAACGTTTGGAGGAATTTGGGAAAGTGGCGTCAAAAGTGTAAAACACCACTTTAAAAGAATAGTAGGCAATCTATGTTTGACCTACGAACAACTTAACACTGTAATCATAGAGATAGAAGGAATTTTGAACAGTAGACCTATACTATCTGCTATTTCTAATGATTGTGATTATATTACTCCTGGACACTTCATTTGTGGCGCAGCCTTGACTGCTTATCCTGAAATTGATCTCACTGAAACCTCTGTAAATCGGGTTCCATTTTGGAGAATGTGCACTAAGCTTAAGCAAGACTTTTGGAAAACCTGGTCTCAAAGTTATTTGACCCAGCTTCAAAGCCGACCAAAATGGAAATACCAGCAAACTAATTTAATGGAAGGTGATTTGGTAATTGTTAAGGATATGAACACCTCTCCATTAAATTGGCCCATGGCTCGTATTGTAAAAACGTTCCCTGGTAGGGACGGATTAGTAAGGGTAGCTGatgttaaaattaataataagatATTTCGTAGAGCCATAACTAAGTTATGTCCTTTACCTGTAATGTAGTATTAATAACTTTTCTAGTGTTTAGGTTTCTATTGGCGGGTCCACTCTTTACCTGTATGTAGTATTGCCTGGCCCCAACTATGTTTAATACAAAACATATAGAGTGTAAACTTAgcttaagtattatttttatatagcaaTACATTTTGTAGTTGCCTTAGAATTTGTATGTGGCAACATTCTCTCTTCTTTCTCGATCCGAACTAACCGGCACGTCCCGCGATCgctttgtaattttatttaatttaaaacttcAATAAAAGTTAATTTCAACTTAAAAGCGCATTTTGTTTTCTCCATAAATTAAGGCGATATACACGTGTTTTTGTGTGCTCAGTAGAGTAAAAATATCTTTAATACTTAGACAAGTTTGAATCACAAACAACTGTAGACTATGAGACTATAAAAAGAAGATCCCTATTAGGAGATGAAGACACGATTGgatataatttacttaatttattttatttagaaatttaaatcaggcaacaaaatcaaaatcaaaatcaaaacgtTTATTCTGTAAGTAGGCTTAAGCTAGCTCTTTTACATGTCATCTTATAACTATATATTATACAATATTCTACTTTAACATAAATGCATCCTTATCTTCTACGAATTCTTTAACAGTATAATAAGCTTTTTGTAACAGCTGTCGTTTCACAATTGACTTGAATTTATTAATTGACAATTTCGTAAAATTAGATGGTAACTTTATATTATAAAAGCGCACACTGTTCCCCATAAATGACATATTATTTACTCTATTTAAACGTAATCTTGGAATggccaatttatttttattcctaGTGTTAAAATTGTGTATGTCACTATTCAATTTATACATGTCAATATTTTttcttacatacctacattatattTTCGTAAATATATTGGGAAGCAACAGTGAGAATATTGATTTCTTTAAATTTATCCTTGAGAGACACCCGTGTCCCTAAATTATATATGTTACGAACAGCACGTTTCTGTAAAACAAAAATTGAATTAATGTCAGTGGCTTTGCCCCATAATAGGATGCCGTAAGACATGACGCTATGGAAATATCCAAAATACACCAGCCGTGCTGTCTCAACATCTGCAAGTTGACGGATTCTTTTAACTGCGTATGCTGCCGAACTTAGTCTACCTGCTAGTGTAGAAATGTGCGTACCCCACTGTAATTTTGAATCCAAGGTTAAGCCTAGAAAAACAGCTTTATCTTCAAAATCTAAAATTTCTTCTTTTAAAACAACCTGTGCGTTACTTGTATGCTGGACGTTAGGCAAAGAGAATCTAACACATTTAGTTTTCTTGGCATTGAGAAGTAAATTATTACTAGTAAACCAATGAACTATAGAGGTTGTCCTCATACATCATTTAcatcatttatttcattgaaatcaCTCTGTTTCCTTTTTACtttaaatataatagatgtatCATCTGCAAAGAGAACCAACTTATGCTTTTCATCAACTATATAAGGCAGATCGTTTATATATACtacaacaaggcccatattacaaatacc contains:
- the LOC134678142 gene encoding uncharacterized protein LOC134678142 isoform X1, translating into MWTSPGEIMMTVSSHYHLMLGCIKTENGPVFQNTMLGYIVGGSIPEQGITCNIVTNLVHNISDGEKLENVMEQFWLSEKLPEVEKSTNDEFIQAEKIFQDSVSLKDNRFYVDMPLAFPMEELDLGDSFSVAYNRFIMLEKRLQKDPLLFEQYKKFIDLYLELGHAKIVDIEGYDLNGPVFFLGHHCVFNPSSRTSPHRVVFDGSMRSRNGTSLNQVMLNGPVVQSELFDILILFRTYPFILTCDIQKMFRNVFINEHQRGLQNILWRDSPEDPINCLQLQTVTYGLKSSTFLATRALNELANMHKDQFPLAAQAIYKNTFVDDVLTGADDVETLQELKRQIVELLKLGSFSLHKWCSNHAPVLSDIPVEHRQIDSVEIGQNDTVKTLGLTLEINSDKLSFSCPAINEATILNTKRKILSFIGKMFDPLGLIGPVIVVAKLFMQELHSSMRKDWDSTIPSEKFLYWSNFLNNLKQMGQIKIERCVNFKLVSHVELVGYADASLKAFGSCLYLRVFMTDSSVQVNLLCSKSRVSPLSKSHTIPQLELSAALLLAQLASRVSKILNDRVPHKIFLYSDSQIVLWWIKTAAVKSTVYVKNRVKQIVELTENSQWLYVRSKDNPADLLSRGVEPHKLQECDLWWHGSPSLCDVNYTHTNLEEFNYDDIMTHVESHGTSFDASSDDVEGILCHTTNVEPLDLLKNYSNINKLQKVIGFIYRFYNNCLNRDNKITSSNLTARELRDSMTKIVRCTQADHFSKELVLLSKNKPVTISDQLVFLDKNGIIRAVGRLQNAENLSYDKRHPSILPKNSFVTDLIIEREHLRLMHAGARLVLGSLSQRHHLVNGIREVKKVVHKCIKCIRMKAEAAKQLMGDLPKERITQSRPFQHVGIDFCGPFNVKVSRIRKPIITKGYIALFVCFAVKAIHLELVSDLTTETFLACLKRFISRRGMPTNIFCDNAKTFKGACNTLKDLYDLFSSKDCRDSVNKYCSDNYITFNWIPSYSPTFGGIWESGVKSVKHHFKRIVGNLCLTYEQLNTVIIEIEGILNSRPILSAISNDCDYITPGHFICGAALTAYPEIDLTETSVNRVPFWRMCTKLKQDFWKTWSQSYLTQLQSRPKWKYQQTNLMEGDLVIVKDMNTSPLNWPMARIVKTFPGRDGLVRVADVKINNKIFRRAITKLCPLPVM
- the LOC134678142 gene encoding uncharacterized protein LOC134678142 isoform X5, producing the protein MSTEMEKLKKLRVIRSQCKGTITRIENFVKDPVCLAAASADILEARKEKLISTLKDYEKVQMDILSIDEGDGEQGHNTLLHQERNVNVDKPRGNNDDSQQPLSSDAGLHKN
- the LOC134678142 gene encoding uncharacterized protein LOC134678142 isoform X3, yielding MIEPNNIIGFRKQLCKVNEYVILTLQSCKNNVKIILKCHISDEITSKLPQRSLDVSKYHIPKNITLADDTFYITNDIPLLLAANIYFAILLQGCIKTENGPVFQNTMLGYIVGGSIPEQGHHCVFNPSSRTSPHRVVFDGSMRSRNGTSLNQVMLNGPVVQSELFDILILFRTYPFILTCDIQKMFRNVFINEHQRGLQNILWRDSPEDPINCLQLQTVTYGLKSSTFLATRALNELANMHKDQFPLAAQAIYKNTFVDDVLTGADDVETLQELKRQIVELLKLGSFSLHKWCSNHAPVLSDIPVEHRQIDSVEIGQNDTVKTLGLTLEINSDKLSFSCPAINEATILNTKRKILSFIGKMFDPLGLIGPVIVVAKLFMQELHSSMRKDWDSTIPSEKFLYWSNFLNNLKQMGQIKIERCVNFKLVSHVELVGYADASLKAFGSCLYLRVFMTDSSVQVNLLCSKSRVSPLSKSHTIPQLELSAALLLAQLASRVSKILNDRVPHKIFLYSDSQIVLWWIKTAAVKSTVYVKNRVKQIVELTENSQWLYVRSKDNPADLLSRGVEPHKLQECDLWWHGSPSLCDVNYTHTNLEEFNYDDIMTHVESHGTSFDASSDDVEGILCHTTNVEPLDLLKNYSNINKLQKVIGFIYRFYNNCLNRDNKITSSNLTARELRDSMTKIVRCTQADHFSKELVLLSKNKPVTISDQLVFLDKNGIIRAVGRLQNAENLSYDKRHPSILPKNSFVTDLIIEREHLRLMHAGARLVLGSLSQRHHLVNGIREVKKVVHKCIKCIRMKAEAAKQLMGDLPKERITQSRPFQHVGIDFCGPFNVKVSRIRKPIITKGYIALFVCFAVKAIHLELVSDLTTETFLACLKRFISRRGMPTNIFCDNAKTFKGACNTLKDLYDLFSSKDCRDSVNKYCSDNYITFNWIPSYSPTFGGIWESGVKSVKHHFKRIVGNLCLTYEQLNTVIIEIEGILNSRPILSAISNDCDYITPGHFICGAALTAYPEIDLTETSVNRVPFWRMCTKLKQDFWKTWSQSYLTQLQSRPKWKYQQTNLMEGDLVIVKDMNTSPLNWPMARIVKTFPGRDGLVRVADVKINNKIFRRAITKLCPLPVM
- the LOC134678142 gene encoding uncharacterized protein LOC134678142 isoform X4 — translated: MSTEMEKLKKLRVIRSQCKGTITRIENFVKDPVCLAAASADILEARKEKLISTLKDYEKVQMDILSIDEGDGEQVGDIEEKYYSILAKINSSLKMLNTKVTSECHNASTCKLPTIEIPFYDGKDFTKFKPFFDLFTAVIDQNSSLSDVQKLFYLRKYLQDDALAVILNLPLVNESYKEAIQLLKKRFDNKARLVANHIGILLDISNIQKGTAASLRTFVSQINQQMHALKNLDEPVDKWDMLLISILSRKLDQFTHRAYQLDRDSDTMPTMAGFIEYLEKRAIALEDSHQNKHSTYYDGANKHINNKSTCYEGTHKSIPKVTNVVSKSLPPCRYCDNKDHQIYNCPIFKILPTAQRQSYVNEKHMCNICLNNHDGKCKFTFKCKMCKQGHNTLLHQERNVNVDKPRGNNDDSQQPLSSDAGLHKN
- the LOC134678142 gene encoding uncharacterized protein LOC134678142 isoform X2, producing the protein MLMFDQGITCNIVTNLVHNISDGEKLENVMEQFWLSEKLPEVEKSTNDEFIQAEKIFQDSVSLKDNRFYVDMPLAFPMEELDLGDSFSVAYNRFIMLEKRLQKDPLLFEQYKKFIDLYLELGHAKIVDIEGYDLNGPVFFLGHHCVFNPSSRTSPHRVVFDGSMRSRNGTSLNQVMLNGPVVQSELFDILILFRTYPFILTCDIQKMFRNVFINEHQRGLQNILWRDSPEDPINCLQLQTVTYGLKSSTFLATRALNELANMHKDQFPLAAQAIYKNTFVDDVLTGADDVETLQELKRQIVELLKLGSFSLHKWCSNHAPVLSDIPVEHRQIDSVEIGQNDTVKTLGLTLEINSDKLSFSCPAINEATILNTKRKILSFIGKMFDPLGLIGPVIVVAKLFMQELHSSMRKDWDSTIPSEKFLYWSNFLNNLKQMGQIKIERCVNFKLVSHVELVGYADASLKAFGSCLYLRVFMTDSSVQVNLLCSKSRVSPLSKSHTIPQLELSAALLLAQLASRVSKILNDRVPHKIFLYSDSQIVLWWIKTAAVKSTVYVKNRVKQIVELTENSQWLYVRSKDNPADLLSRGVEPHKLQECDLWWHGSPSLCDVNYTHTNLEEFNYDDIMTHVESHGTSFDASSDDVEGILCHTTNVEPLDLLKNYSNINKLQKVIGFIYRFYNNCLNRDNKITSSNLTARELRDSMTKIVRCTQADHFSKELVLLSKNKPVTISDQLVFLDKNGIIRAVGRLQNAENLSYDKRHPSILPKNSFVTDLIIEREHLRLMHAGARLVLGSLSQRHHLVNGIREVKKVVHKCIKCIRMKAEAAKQLMGDLPKERITQSRPFQHVGIDFCGPFNVKVSRIRKPIITKGYIALFVCFAVKAIHLELVSDLTTETFLACLKRFISRRGMPTNIFCDNAKTFKGACNTLKDLYDLFSSKDCRDSVNKYCSDNYITFNWIPSYSPTFGGIWESGVKSVKHHFKRIVGNLCLTYEQLNTVIIEIEGILNSRPILSAISNDCDYITPGHFICGAALTAYPEIDLTETSVNRVPFWRMCTKLKQDFWKTWSQSYLTQLQSRPKWKYQQTNLMEGDLVIVKDMNTSPLNWPMARIVKTFPGRDGLVRVADVKINNKIFRRAITKLCPLPVM